Within the Streptomyces sp. R41 genome, the region GGCCCTGGGCGCCAACCTGCTGATCGCCGTCGCCAAGACGGTCGGCGGCCTCATCGCGGGCTCGCCCGCGCTGCTCTCGGAGGCGGCGCACTCCGTGGCCGACAGCACGAACGAGGTGTTCCTTCTGGCCGCGCTGCGGCGCAGCCGCCGCCCCGCCGACCGACAGCATCCGTTCGGTTACGGCAAGGAGCGGTTCTTCTGGTCCCTGCTCGCGGCCGTCGGCATCTTCGTGATGGGCGGCTGTTTCTCCTTCTTCCAGGGCTTCGAGGCCCTCAGGCACGGCGCCGAGGAGTCGTTCCACGGCTATGTGGCGGGACTCGTGGTCCTCGCTGTGGCCTTCCTCGCCGAAGGTGCCTCGCTGCTGCGCGCGCTGCACCAGGTGCACCAGCAGGGCGGTACGGGCGGCATACGGGATCCCGCGCTGCGCACGGTCGTCGCCGAGGACGGCACGGCGGTGCTCGGCGTGACCCTCGCGGGCGTCGGCATGGCGCTGCACATGGTCACGGGTCAGGTCGCGTGGGAGGCCTCCGCATCCCTGGCCATCGGGGTGCTGCTCGTGTACGTCGCCTACCGGCTTGGCCGTGACGCCCGCGACCAGCTGATCGGGCAGGCCGCCGACGAGGAGCAGAGCCGCAGGATCCGCGCCCTGCTGGAGGCGCAGCCCGAGATCGACAGCGTGGAGGCGCTGCTGACCATGCAACTGGGCCTCGACTCGACCCTGGTGGCCGCCCGGATCGACCTCGTCCCGGGTATCGACAGCGAGGAGGTCGAAGACGTCGCCGTCCGCATCAAGCGCTCCGTCGCCCACACCGTCCAGGAGGCCGACCAGATCTTCCTCGACATCACCGACGCACCGACGGCACGGGCGGCCGCGCGGGGCGACGCGGCAGGGGGAAGCCCCGCCGCGACGGGGGAGCGCGGCGGGGCCTGACGCTCGGGTGCCCGGGGGGCGGCGGATCATGCGCGCGAAACCCGAGGAAATTTTCGGCGGCCCGGAATGTTCATGGCCGACGGCTCGGGAACCGCGTGTCGTGGGAGGCGCTCCTTGCTCGCGATCCGCACGCCGTGAGTGCAAACCTGCGGCTCGGTACCCCACCCCGCGCGAAGTGCCGACCGCTCGGCCCCCTCACCCCGTGAGATACGCCAGCACCGCCAGCACCCGCCGATTGTGCTCCTCGCCCGTCGCGAGCCCGAGCTTCGCCATGATCGAGCCGACATGGGTCTCCACGGTCCGCTCGGTGAGCCACAGCCGCCGAGCGATGCCCAGGTTGGTGCGTCCCTCGGCCATCAGCCCGAGCACCTCCGCCTCGCGGGCGGTGAGGGAGGCGAGGG harbors:
- a CDS encoding cation diffusion facilitator family transporter, with protein sequence MGSDSTDRPNRSDRRTRVTVLVALGANLLIAVAKTVGGLIAGSPALLSEAAHSVADSTNEVFLLAALRRSRRPADRQHPFGYGKERFFWSLLAAVGIFVMGGCFSFFQGFEALRHGAEESFHGYVAGLVVLAVAFLAEGASLLRALHQVHQQGGTGGIRDPALRTVVAEDGTAVLGVTLAGVGMALHMVTGQVAWEASASLAIGVLLVYVAYRLGRDARDQLIGQAADEEQSRRIRALLEAQPEIDSVEALLTMQLGLDSTLVAARIDLVPGIDSEEVEDVAVRIKRSVAHTVQEADQIFLDITDAPTARAAARGDAAGGSPAATGERGGA